From Carya illinoinensis cultivar Pawnee chromosome 5, C.illinoinensisPawnee_v1, whole genome shotgun sequence, one genomic window encodes:
- the LOC122309715 gene encoding oxysterol-binding protein-related protein 1C-like isoform X1, giving the protein MHLHPFCCVSTVSYHSPVLHHMPPLPAATSARSDPPNARTGDKLIHIDNNGDCGRMSHQRTASAGHSAREQPVDVKINDIVGNGISGILHKWVNYGKGWRPRWFVLLDGVLSYYKIHGPDKIVVNQETEKGSKVIGEESMRRIKRHNNGTSLPQQPLPRKPFGEIHLKVSSIRESKSDDKRFSIFTGTKRLHLRAETREDRVAWMEALQAVKDMFPRMSNSELMAPIDNVTVSTEKLRQRLLEEGVSEEAIQDSEQIMKSEFTVLQSQLLPLKQKHWLLIETLRQLETEKVDLENTVVDESQRQCNDEGASSRLMQDKFSEGSGSESEDDNERVDAAEEETDEEDNTFFDTRDFLSSSSFKSNGSDFRLSSFSSDDEGFFVVESEDDIDSSIRSVGTNYPHVKRRKKFPDPVEKEKSVSLWSMIKDNIGKDLTKICLPVYFNEPLSSLQKCFEDLEYSYLIDRAYEWGKKGNSLMRILNVAAFAVSGYSSTEGRICKPFNPLLGETYEADYPDKGLRFFSEKVSHHPMIVACHCEGTGWRFWGDSNLKSKFWGRSIQLDPVGTLTLEFEDGEVFQWSKVTTSIYNLILGKLYCDHYGTMRIQANHEYSCKLKFKEQSIIDRNPHQVHGIVQDRNGKTVATLFGKWDESMYYVIGDSSGKGKDYESLSDARLLWKRSKPPEFLTRYNLTRFAITLNELSPGLKEKLPPTDSRLRPDQRYLENGEYEMANAEKLRLEQRQRQARKMQEQGWKPRWFAKDKGSDTYHYIGGYWEARKQGNWNLCPDIFGQIPSDQLSE; this is encoded by the exons ATGCATCTGCATCCCTTTTGTTGCGTGTCTACTGTGTCCTACCATTCCCCGGTGCTCCACCACATGCCGCCTCTCCCCGCGGCCACGTCTGCCAGATCCGATCCGCCGAATGCCCGAACCGGCGACAAACTAATTCATATCGACAATAACGGCGATTGTGGCCGGATGAGCCACCAAAGAACGGCTTCGGCGGGTCATTCGGCTCGGGAGCAGCCGGTGGACGTCAAGATCAATGATATAGTGGGGAACGGGATCTCGGGGATTCTGCACAAGTGGGTGAATTACGGGAAAGGATGGAGGCCGCGGTGGTTCGTGTTGCTGGACGGCGTTTTGTCGTACTATAAGATTCATGGACCCGATAAGATTGTGGTGAACCAAGAGACCGAGAAAGGATCGAAGGTCATCGGCGAGGAATCCATGCGAAGGATTAAGAGGCACAACAATGGGACCTCGCTCCCGCAACAACCCCTTCCCCGCAAGCCCTTCGGCGAAATTCATCTCAAG GTTTCCTCAATTCGCGAAAGCAAATCAGACGACAAAAGATTCTCGATTTTCACTGGCACAAAGAGGCTCCACCTAAGGGCCGAGACGCGTGAAGATCGAGTAGCATGGATGGAAGCACTGCAAGCTGTGAAGGACATGTTCCCACGGATGTCCAACAGCGAGCTAATGGCTCCCATAGACAATGTCACTGTTTCGACCGAGAAGCTGAGGCAGCGGCTTTTGGAGGAGGGTGTTAGTGAGGAAGCCATTCAGGACAGCGAGCAGATCATGAAGAGTGAGTTTACAGTGCTGCAGAGCCAACTCCTACCGCTAAAGCAGAAGCACTGGCTCCTTATTGAGACGCTGCGGCAGCTTGAG ACGGAAAAGGTTGATCTGGAGAATACAGTGGTTGATGAGAGCCAAAGACAGTGCAATGATGAAGGGGCCTCTTCTAGATTAATGCAAGACAAATTCAGTG AAGGAAGTGGTAGTGAGTCTGAAGATGATAATGAAAGAGTTGATGCTGCAGAGGAAGAAACAGATGAAGAAGACAATACATTTTTTGACACTCGAGACTTTCTTTCATCCAGCTCTTTCAAAAGTAATGGGTCTGATTTCCGGCTATCATCTTTCTCTTCAGATGATGAAGGATTTTTTGTAGTTGAATCTGAAGATGATATTGACTCTTCCATTAGATCTGTTGGAACTAACTATCCTCATGTTAAGCGACGTAAGAAATTTCCTGACCCTGTTGAAAAAGAGAAGAGTGTCAGTCTTTGGTCTATGATTAAAGATAACATTGGAAAGGATCTCACGAAAATATGTCTTCCTGTTTACTTCAATGAGCCTCTCTCTTCCCTGCAAAAATGTTTTGAGGATCTGGAATATTCATATCTTATTGATCGAGCATACGAGTGGGGGAAAAAG GGTAATAGCCTCATGAGGATTCTTAATGTGGCTGCTTTTGCTGTATCTGGATATTCTTCAACGGAAGGAAGAATATGCAAACCATTTAATCCATTATTAGGGGAAACCTATGAGGCTGATTATCCAGATAAAGGCCTCCGTTTTTTCTCAGAGAAG GTCAGTCATCACCCTATGATCGTTGCCTGTCACTGTGAGGGTACAGGATGGAGATTCTGGGGAGATAGCAATTTAAAGAGCAAATTTTGGGGTCGATCAATTCAACTTGATCCTGTTGGTACTCTGACTCTGGAATTCGAAGATGGGGAAGTTTTTCAATGGAGTAAG GTAACAACGTCAATATACAATCTCATATTGGGAAAGCTGTATTGCGATCACTATGGTACAATGCGCATACAGGCAAATCATGAGTATTCATGTAAGCTGAAATTCAAGGAGCAGTCTATCATTGACAGAAATCCTCACCAG GTACATGGTATAGTTCAAGACAGGAATGGAAAAACAGTGGCCACTCTCTTTGGAAAATGGGATGAAAGTATGTATTATGTGATTGGGGACTCTTCTGGGAAGGGAAAGGATTATGAGTCTTTATCTGATGCCCGTCTCCTCTGGAAGCGTAGCAAGCCTCCCGAGTTTCTCACCAGATATAACTTAACACGCTTTGCTATCACATTGAATGAGCTCAGCCCTGGACTGAAG GAAAAGTTGCCGCCTACGGATTCAAGGCTAAGACCTGACCAAAGGTATTTGGAAAATGGAGAGTATGAAATGGCAAATGCGGAGAAGTTGCGGTTGGAGCAGCGGCAACGGCAG GCTCGAAAGATGCAAGAACAGGGTTGGAAACCACGTTGGTTTGCAAAAGACAAAGGAAGTGATACATACCACTACATTGGTGGGTATTGGGAAGCCAGGAAACAAGGAAATTGGAATTTGTGTCCTGATATCTTTGGCCAAATCCCATCGGATCAGCTGTCCGAGTAA
- the LOC122309715 gene encoding oxysterol-binding protein-related protein 1C-like isoform X2 yields MHLHPFCCVSTVSYHSPVLHHMPPLPAATSARSDPPNARTGDKLIHIDNNGDCGRMSHQRTASAGHSAREQPVDVKINDIVGNGISGILHKWVNYGKGWRPRWFVLLDGVLSYYKIHGPDKIVVNQETEKGSKVIGEESMRRIKRHNNGTSLPQQPLPRKPFGEIHLKVSSIRESKSDDKRFSIFTGTKRLHLRAETREDRVAWMEALQAVKDMFPRMSNSELMAPIDNVTVSTEKLRQRLLEEGVSEEAIQDSEQIMKSEFTVLQSQLLPLKQKHWLLIETLRQLETEKVDLENTVVDESQRQCNDEGASSRLMQDKFSGSGSESEDDNERVDAAEEETDEEDNTFFDTRDFLSSSSFKSNGSDFRLSSFSSDDEGFFVVESEDDIDSSIRSVGTNYPHVKRRKKFPDPVEKEKSVSLWSMIKDNIGKDLTKICLPVYFNEPLSSLQKCFEDLEYSYLIDRAYEWGKKGNSLMRILNVAAFAVSGYSSTEGRICKPFNPLLGETYEADYPDKGLRFFSEKVSHHPMIVACHCEGTGWRFWGDSNLKSKFWGRSIQLDPVGTLTLEFEDGEVFQWSKVTTSIYNLILGKLYCDHYGTMRIQANHEYSCKLKFKEQSIIDRNPHQVHGIVQDRNGKTVATLFGKWDESMYYVIGDSSGKGKDYESLSDARLLWKRSKPPEFLTRYNLTRFAITLNELSPGLKEKLPPTDSRLRPDQRYLENGEYEMANAEKLRLEQRQRQARKMQEQGWKPRWFAKDKGSDTYHYIGGYWEARKQGNWNLCPDIFGQIPSDQLSE; encoded by the exons ATGCATCTGCATCCCTTTTGTTGCGTGTCTACTGTGTCCTACCATTCCCCGGTGCTCCACCACATGCCGCCTCTCCCCGCGGCCACGTCTGCCAGATCCGATCCGCCGAATGCCCGAACCGGCGACAAACTAATTCATATCGACAATAACGGCGATTGTGGCCGGATGAGCCACCAAAGAACGGCTTCGGCGGGTCATTCGGCTCGGGAGCAGCCGGTGGACGTCAAGATCAATGATATAGTGGGGAACGGGATCTCGGGGATTCTGCACAAGTGGGTGAATTACGGGAAAGGATGGAGGCCGCGGTGGTTCGTGTTGCTGGACGGCGTTTTGTCGTACTATAAGATTCATGGACCCGATAAGATTGTGGTGAACCAAGAGACCGAGAAAGGATCGAAGGTCATCGGCGAGGAATCCATGCGAAGGATTAAGAGGCACAACAATGGGACCTCGCTCCCGCAACAACCCCTTCCCCGCAAGCCCTTCGGCGAAATTCATCTCAAG GTTTCCTCAATTCGCGAAAGCAAATCAGACGACAAAAGATTCTCGATTTTCACTGGCACAAAGAGGCTCCACCTAAGGGCCGAGACGCGTGAAGATCGAGTAGCATGGATGGAAGCACTGCAAGCTGTGAAGGACATGTTCCCACGGATGTCCAACAGCGAGCTAATGGCTCCCATAGACAATGTCACTGTTTCGACCGAGAAGCTGAGGCAGCGGCTTTTGGAGGAGGGTGTTAGTGAGGAAGCCATTCAGGACAGCGAGCAGATCATGAAGAGTGAGTTTACAGTGCTGCAGAGCCAACTCCTACCGCTAAAGCAGAAGCACTGGCTCCTTATTGAGACGCTGCGGCAGCTTGAG ACGGAAAAGGTTGATCTGGAGAATACAGTGGTTGATGAGAGCCAAAGACAGTGCAATGATGAAGGGGCCTCTTCTAGATTAATGCAAGACAAATTCAGTG GAAGTGGTAGTGAGTCTGAAGATGATAATGAAAGAGTTGATGCTGCAGAGGAAGAAACAGATGAAGAAGACAATACATTTTTTGACACTCGAGACTTTCTTTCATCCAGCTCTTTCAAAAGTAATGGGTCTGATTTCCGGCTATCATCTTTCTCTTCAGATGATGAAGGATTTTTTGTAGTTGAATCTGAAGATGATATTGACTCTTCCATTAGATCTGTTGGAACTAACTATCCTCATGTTAAGCGACGTAAGAAATTTCCTGACCCTGTTGAAAAAGAGAAGAGTGTCAGTCTTTGGTCTATGATTAAAGATAACATTGGAAAGGATCTCACGAAAATATGTCTTCCTGTTTACTTCAATGAGCCTCTCTCTTCCCTGCAAAAATGTTTTGAGGATCTGGAATATTCATATCTTATTGATCGAGCATACGAGTGGGGGAAAAAG GGTAATAGCCTCATGAGGATTCTTAATGTGGCTGCTTTTGCTGTATCTGGATATTCTTCAACGGAAGGAAGAATATGCAAACCATTTAATCCATTATTAGGGGAAACCTATGAGGCTGATTATCCAGATAAAGGCCTCCGTTTTTTCTCAGAGAAG GTCAGTCATCACCCTATGATCGTTGCCTGTCACTGTGAGGGTACAGGATGGAGATTCTGGGGAGATAGCAATTTAAAGAGCAAATTTTGGGGTCGATCAATTCAACTTGATCCTGTTGGTACTCTGACTCTGGAATTCGAAGATGGGGAAGTTTTTCAATGGAGTAAG GTAACAACGTCAATATACAATCTCATATTGGGAAAGCTGTATTGCGATCACTATGGTACAATGCGCATACAGGCAAATCATGAGTATTCATGTAAGCTGAAATTCAAGGAGCAGTCTATCATTGACAGAAATCCTCACCAG GTACATGGTATAGTTCAAGACAGGAATGGAAAAACAGTGGCCACTCTCTTTGGAAAATGGGATGAAAGTATGTATTATGTGATTGGGGACTCTTCTGGGAAGGGAAAGGATTATGAGTCTTTATCTGATGCCCGTCTCCTCTGGAAGCGTAGCAAGCCTCCCGAGTTTCTCACCAGATATAACTTAACACGCTTTGCTATCACATTGAATGAGCTCAGCCCTGGACTGAAG GAAAAGTTGCCGCCTACGGATTCAAGGCTAAGACCTGACCAAAGGTATTTGGAAAATGGAGAGTATGAAATGGCAAATGCGGAGAAGTTGCGGTTGGAGCAGCGGCAACGGCAG GCTCGAAAGATGCAAGAACAGGGTTGGAAACCACGTTGGTTTGCAAAAGACAAAGGAAGTGATACATACCACTACATTGGTGGGTATTGGGAAGCCAGGAAACAAGGAAATTGGAATTTGTGTCCTGATATCTTTGGCCAAATCCCATCGGATCAGCTGTCCGAGTAA